A single genomic interval of Spirosoma taeanense harbors:
- a CDS encoding alpha-galactosidase yields MAQTPSAMQHIAIETRRTALVIRVDKDQNPTIVHLGQRLSRPEEYARIPENGKRGEDYTGLYNSVYTPAGSRNLLEPAIQVTHADGNPSLDLRYVRHESKPAGEGVELTTVSLKDPQYPFEVTLYFKAYQNEDVIEQWSTIRHTEKKAVTLHKYASANLYIPAQNYYLTHFHGDWASEMNPTEEPLTEGIKVLDTKLGTRADLFQPPSFLVALNQPAQENQGEVVAGTLAWSGNYQIAFEVDPLHNLRFMAGINPYASAYTLAPGKEFTTPAFLFTYSNTGKGTASRNLHRWARKFRIPQGEGNRLTLLNNWEATYFDFNEEKLSALFKDGKKLGVDLFLLDDGWFGNKYPRNNDRAGLGDWQENVKKLPHGLGYLVKEAETAGIRFGIWLEPEMVSPKSELYEKHPDWVLKLPNRQEYYFRNQLVLDLSNPKVQDFVYGVVDGVMSKNPTLGYIKWDCNAVIYNAFSATNPNPSHVYVEYVQGLYKVLERLRAKYPTLPMMLCSGGGGRVDYGALRYFTEFWPSDNTDGMERIFIQWNYSYFFPSIATCNHVTDWGKQPIKFRTDVAMMGKLGYDIVVSKLDEKELQFSQEALKTYDRIKNVVWQGDMFRLASPYEWDVASLIYVSEPRDRAVWFTYLTKSRYKAGSVAPIRLQGLDPAKNYTVRELNVYPGLTSRLNNDTTVYSGNYLMTVGFNPNVDASRTSVVLELTAAN; encoded by the coding sequence ATGGCCCAGACGCCATCGGCTATGCAGCACATCGCCATCGAAACCCGTCGAACGGCGCTGGTCATCCGGGTAGACAAAGATCAAAACCCAACGATTGTTCATCTGGGACAGCGGCTAAGTCGCCCCGAAGAATACGCCCGGATTCCGGAAAACGGCAAGCGCGGAGAAGATTATACCGGCCTGTATAATTCGGTATACACGCCCGCCGGAAGCCGTAACCTGCTCGAACCGGCTATTCAGGTCACCCATGCCGACGGGAATCCGTCACTGGATCTGCGTTACGTCCGGCACGAAAGCAAACCAGCCGGGGAGGGGGTTGAACTGACGACGGTTTCGCTGAAAGACCCGCAGTACCCGTTTGAGGTAACGCTGTACTTTAAGGCTTATCAGAACGAGGACGTCATCGAGCAATGGTCAACCATCCGGCATACAGAGAAAAAAGCCGTTACGCTGCACAAATACGCTTCGGCGAATCTGTACATCCCGGCTCAGAATTATTACCTGACGCATTTCCACGGCGACTGGGCCAGCGAGATGAACCCCACCGAAGAGCCCCTGACCGAAGGCATCAAGGTGCTGGATACCAAGCTGGGCACCCGCGCTGATCTATTTCAGCCGCCTTCCTTCCTGGTGGCGCTGAACCAGCCCGCACAGGAAAATCAGGGCGAAGTGGTAGCCGGAACGCTGGCCTGGTCGGGCAACTACCAGATCGCCTTTGAAGTCGACCCCCTGCACAACCTGCGGTTTATGGCGGGAATCAATCCCTACGCATCGGCCTACACGCTGGCGCCAGGCAAGGAGTTTACAACCCCTGCTTTCCTCTTTACGTATTCCAATACCGGCAAGGGTACCGCCAGTCGGAACCTGCACCGCTGGGCACGGAAGTTCCGGATTCCGCAGGGTGAAGGCAACCGCCTGACGCTGCTGAACAACTGGGAGGCTACGTATTTCGACTTCAACGAAGAAAAACTATCCGCCCTCTTTAAAGACGGCAAAAAGCTGGGCGTGGATCTGTTCCTGCTCGACGATGGCTGGTTCGGCAACAAATACCCCCGCAACAACGACCGCGCCGGACTTGGCGACTGGCAGGAGAACGTCAAAAAGCTGCCGCATGGACTGGGGTATCTGGTTAAGGAAGCCGAAACCGCCGGGATTCGGTTTGGCATCTGGCTGGAGCCGGAAATGGTAAGCCCCAAAAGCGAACTCTACGAAAAACATCCCGACTGGGTGCTGAAGCTGCCCAACCGGCAGGAGTATTACTTCCGTAATCAGCTCGTGCTCGACCTGAGCAACCCGAAGGTGCAGGATTTTGTGTATGGTGTCGTTGATGGAGTCATGTCGAAGAACCCGACGTTGGGGTATATCAAATGGGACTGCAACGCCGTCATTTATAACGCCTTCTCGGCCACCAATCCGAACCCGTCGCATGTGTACGTCGAATACGTGCAGGGTTTGTATAAAGTGCTGGAGCGCCTGCGGGCCAAATATCCGACTCTACCTATGATGCTCTGCTCGGGCGGGGGCGGCCGGGTGGACTACGGCGCGTTACGTTATTTCACCGAGTTCTGGCCGAGCGACAACACCGACGGTATGGAGCGGATTTTCATCCAGTGGAACTACTCGTATTTCTTCCCGAGCATCGCCACCTGCAACCACGTAACGGACTGGGGCAAACAGCCCATCAAGTTCCGCACGGACGTAGCGATGATGGGCAAGCTGGGCTACGACATCGTGGTGAGCAAACTGGATGAAAAGGAACTGCAATTCAGTCAGGAAGCGCTGAAAACCTATGACCGCATCAAGAACGTTGTGTGGCAGGGCGATATGTTCCGGCTGGCCTCGCCCTACGAATGGGACGTAGCATCGCTGATATACGTTAGTGAGCCGCGGGATCGGGCCGTCTGGTTTACGTACCTGACCAAAAGCCGCTATAAGGCGGGCAGTGTCGCGCCGATTCGCCTGCAGGGGCTCGATCCGGCCAAAAACTACACGGTTCGCGAACTGAACGTGTATCCCGGCTTAACCTCCCGGCTCAACAACGATACGACCGTGTATTCGGGTAATTACCTGATGACGGTTGGCTTTAATCCCAATGTCGATGCCAGCCGGACCAGCGTCGTGCTCGAACTGACGGCAGCAAACTAA
- a CDS encoding SGNH/GDSL hydrolase family protein: MVRNILILVFLFMSVVGFAQPKAVQPSVRFIPADDPAIQYTGRIDFSNPKRPRFWAAGVYIRATFTGRSFDLLINDEVLGGNNHNYLEIVVDNDAPIRLQTKGKADTIRVVRDLPDKEHTITICKNTESGIGYLELVGFRCKGVVASPPKPTRKMEFIGNSITCGTGSDLSVVPCDKGLWYDQHNAYVSYGPTVARALNAQWHLSSVSGIGMIHSCCNMTITMPDVFDKVNMRANAIPWDFSRYVPDVVTICLGQNDGIQDSTAFCRAYVKFIGTIRSHYPNAQIVCLTSPMADAKLTAALKNYLTGIVSYANKQGDPNIHSFFFARSYNSGCGGHPDLAEHALMAGELSAFLKRTLGW, encoded by the coding sequence ATGGTGCGGAACATCCTGATCCTGGTTTTTCTGTTTATGTCGGTGGTTGGTTTTGCGCAGCCCAAAGCGGTACAGCCGTCGGTCCGGTTTATTCCGGCCGACGACCCCGCGATTCAGTACACCGGCCGAATTGATTTCTCGAACCCAAAACGGCCGCGTTTCTGGGCAGCGGGTGTCTATATCAGGGCCACGTTCACCGGACGCTCGTTCGACTTGCTGATCAACGACGAAGTACTCGGTGGTAACAACCACAACTACCTAGAAATCGTCGTTGACAACGACGCGCCCATTCGGCTGCAGACCAAAGGAAAGGCCGACACCATCCGGGTCGTGCGCGACCTGCCGGATAAAGAGCACACAATCACCATCTGCAAGAATACCGAATCGGGCATTGGGTATCTGGAACTGGTGGGTTTTCGCTGCAAAGGGGTAGTCGCGTCACCCCCGAAACCCACGCGTAAAATGGAGTTCATCGGGAATTCCATTACGTGCGGTACGGGAAGCGACCTGTCGGTGGTGCCCTGCGACAAAGGCTTGTGGTACGACCAGCACAATGCGTATGTGTCGTACGGCCCAACGGTGGCCCGGGCGCTGAATGCGCAATGGCATCTGAGTTCGGTGTCAGGAATTGGGATGATTCATAGCTGCTGCAACATGACCATTACCATGCCCGACGTATTCGATAAAGTCAACATGCGGGCCAACGCCATTCCCTGGGATTTCAGCCGATACGTGCCCGATGTGGTCACGATCTGCCTGGGCCAGAATGACGGTATTCAGGACTCGACGGCCTTCTGCAGGGCTTACGTCAAATTCATCGGCACCATTCGGAGCCATTACCCAAACGCGCAGATTGTTTGCCTGACCAGTCCCATGGCGGATGCCAAACTAACGGCGGCTCTGAAGAACTACTTGACAGGGATTGTATCTTATGCAAACAAACAGGGCGACCCGAACATCCATTCGTTCTTTTTCGCCCGCAGCTACAACAGCGGCTGTGGCGGCCATCCTGACTTGGCTGAACACGCGCTGATGGCGGGTGAACTGTCGGCCTTTCTAAAAAGAACCCTGGGCTGGTAA
- a CDS encoding winged helix-turn-helix domain-containing protein: MTIQIKGRIWLEAQDRFFGIGRMELLEHIQRTGSINQAAKAMSMSYKRAWELVQSMNGQADAPLVITQTGGEKGGEPL, translated from the coding sequence ATGACAATACAGATTAAGGGACGTATCTGGCTGGAAGCGCAGGATCGTTTTTTCGGCATTGGCCGGATGGAGCTGCTGGAACACATTCAGCGTACCGGCTCGATCAATCAGGCGGCCAAAGCGATGAGTATGTCGTATAAGCGGGCCTGGGAATTGGTGCAGTCCATGAACGGCCAGGCCGACGCCCCCCTGGTCATCACCCAAACCGGGGGAGAAAAGGGGGGGGAGCCGTTGTGA
- a CDS encoding TonB-dependent receptor has translation MSYLSLLLAAITQASTPADSLPKTSRIDSLRSVQLTEIVVSASRVPERVLRSPVSIDVLNARQIRQSAQPSYYDAIENLKGVQLLTSSLGFKVYNTRGFANTTNVRFVQLVDGRDNQAPHIGAPIANALAPSDLDIQRVEVVPGVASALYGLNALNGLATLITRNPFDSPGLSISQKTGANHVAETGLSAKLYSESSLRYAQRIGQKLAVKVNLVYQRGYDWVANNRADLNPNANVSLSLTGSTNPAQDPVSSYGNESSNRRTLTLRGKKYVVARTGYYEEEATDYQLRNLRGDVSVHYRLTPTVELAYTFHGATLDNVYQRTNRFRLENYRLDQHSLTLSSPSVQIRAYRTRENTGDSYNIRSMAENIDKAFKPDNQWFADFTGRFNADTRAGMPVPDALLDARALADQGRPLPGTPAFNELITKLRTINNWDVGAALQVQSWLYHVEGQVEPTKVLWQRFRQRTGIDLLAGFDFRRYVVFPDGNYFINPTEPENNLIYGKAGGFVQAARMFFADRLKLTGSLRMDKNTYFDARLNPRLSAVYSPTESHNFRLSYQNGYRFPSLFEAFSNVNSGGVKRVGGLRIMSQGIFEQSYLRTSIDAFQAAINTDVNTNGLTTEQAIQKNKGLLRTNPYSYLQPERVNSFEVGYKGLLFRQRLYVDADFYYTIYRQFIAQVEANIPRTTNTDSLAYSLADRSRQDRYRLWTNSKTTVYNYGVSLALRYSINGYWSVGGNAALARLDRLESGDGLEEAFNTPQWIANLTVSNANQWQGVGLSVSYKYQSAFLWQSALATGMVPAIHNLDAQANYRLPKMGLSIKLGATNLLNRLYYTFIGGPAVGGFYYTTLIWETGF, from the coding sequence ATGTCCTATCTGTCTCTGCTGCTGGCCGCCATTACGCAAGCGTCAACCCCCGCCGATAGTTTACCCAAAACCAGCCGGATAGACTCCCTTCGGTCGGTGCAGCTAACCGAGATCGTGGTGTCGGCTTCGCGCGTGCCGGAGCGGGTACTTCGCTCGCCCGTCAGCATCGATGTGCTCAACGCCCGCCAGATCCGGCAGTCGGCGCAGCCGTCGTATTACGACGCCATCGAGAATCTGAAAGGGGTGCAACTGCTGACATCCAGTCTGGGTTTTAAGGTGTATAACACGCGTGGTTTCGCGAATACGACCAACGTGCGGTTTGTTCAGCTTGTGGATGGGCGCGACAATCAGGCTCCGCACATTGGCGCACCTATTGCCAATGCGCTGGCACCGTCGGATCTGGACATTCAGCGGGTAGAGGTGGTGCCGGGCGTAGCGTCGGCGCTTTACGGTCTGAATGCGCTCAACGGCCTGGCGACGCTCATAACCCGCAATCCGTTCGATTCACCGGGGCTGAGCATCAGCCAGAAAACGGGTGCCAATCATGTTGCGGAGACCGGTTTGTCGGCCAAACTCTATTCCGAGAGCAGCCTACGGTACGCCCAGCGCATTGGCCAGAAACTGGCGGTAAAAGTCAATCTGGTGTATCAGCGGGGCTACGACTGGGTAGCTAACAACCGCGCCGACCTGAACCCGAATGCCAACGTATCGCTGAGCCTGACCGGTTCAACTAATCCAGCTCAGGACCCTGTCAGTTCCTACGGGAATGAATCCTCCAATCGTCGAACGCTTACGCTGAGGGGCAAGAAATACGTCGTGGCCCGCACTGGCTATTATGAAGAGGAGGCAACGGACTACCAACTTCGGAACCTGCGGGGTGACGTATCGGTACATTACCGCCTGACACCCACGGTCGAGCTGGCCTATACCTTTCACGGGGCTACGCTCGACAACGTGTATCAGCGAACCAACCGCTTCCGGCTGGAAAATTACCGACTCGATCAGCACAGCCTGACGCTTTCCTCGCCCTCGGTGCAGATTAGGGCGTACCGTACCCGCGAAAACACCGGCGACTCCTACAACATCCGGTCGATGGCCGAAAACATCGATAAGGCGTTTAAGCCGGATAACCAGTGGTTCGCAGATTTTACGGGTCGTTTCAACGCCGATACCCGGGCGGGAATGCCCGTTCCCGATGCCCTGCTCGATGCCCGGGCGCTGGCTGATCAGGGTAGGCCGCTGCCGGGTACGCCTGCCTTCAACGAACTGATTACCAAACTACGTACCATCAACAACTGGGACGTTGGCGCGGCTCTGCAGGTGCAGTCGTGGCTGTACCACGTTGAAGGACAGGTTGAACCGACCAAGGTGCTGTGGCAGCGGTTCCGTCAGCGAACGGGCATCGATCTGCTGGCTGGCTTCGATTTCCGGCGCTATGTCGTCTTTCCCGATGGCAACTATTTCATCAACCCGACTGAACCAGAAAACAACCTGATTTACGGGAAAGCCGGTGGGTTCGTGCAGGCCGCGCGGATGTTCTTCGCCGACCGGCTTAAGCTGACCGGTTCGCTGAGGATGGATAAGAACACATATTTTGACGCCCGGCTCAACCCCCGGCTGTCGGCAGTGTACTCACCCACAGAGAGCCATAATTTCCGGCTGTCTTATCAGAACGGCTACAGGTTTCCGTCGCTGTTCGAAGCGTTCTCCAACGTCAATTCGGGCGGGGTAAAGCGCGTGGGCGGACTGCGGATCATGTCGCAGGGGATTTTTGAGCAGTCCTATCTGCGTACCTCGATTGATGCTTTTCAGGCAGCCATCAACACCGACGTAAACACCAACGGCCTTACCACGGAGCAGGCTATCCAGAAAAACAAAGGGCTGCTCAGAACCAATCCATACAGCTACCTCCAGCCCGAGCGGGTGAACAGCTTCGAGGTAGGCTACAAAGGATTGCTGTTCCGGCAGCGGCTCTACGTCGATGCCGACTTTTACTATACCATCTACCGCCAGTTCATTGCGCAGGTAGAGGCCAACATCCCCAGAACCACGAACACCGATTCGCTGGCATACTCTCTCGCCGACCGCAGCCGGCAGGACCGCTACCGGCTCTGGACGAACTCTAAAACGACCGTCTATAACTACGGGGTCAGTCTGGCCTTACGCTATAGCATCAACGGCTACTGGTCGGTAGGCGGAAATGCGGCCCTGGCGCGGCTGGATCGTCTCGAAAGCGGGGACGGTCTGGAAGAAGCCTTCAATACACCCCAGTGGATTGCCAACCTGACCGTCTCGAACGCCAATCAGTGGCAGGGCGTCGGGCTGTCGGTGAGCTATAAGTACCAGAGCGCGTTCCTGTGGCAGTCGGCGCTGGCAACGGGCATGGTACCGGCCATCCATAATCTGGACGCCCAGGCCAACTACCGGCTGCCCAAAATGGGCCTTTCAATCAAGCTCGGCGCGACGAACCTGCTCAACCGGCTCTACTACACATTCATTGGCGGCCCGGCCGTAGGTGGGTTCTACTACACGACCCTGATCTGGGAAACCGGTTTCTGA
- a CDS encoding carboxypeptidase regulatory-like domain-containing protein: MLTSVALLGRATVTNELGQYRFVNLPPSPYRLELSFVGYQSQTVSVVVQADHVTTVQTRLSTVPIALYEVTVSALKAHD; this comes from the coding sequence TTGCTTACCTCGGTGGCCTTACTGGGGCGGGCGACGGTTACGAATGAATTGGGGCAGTATCGGTTTGTGAATTTGCCGCCCTCACCCTACCGATTAGAACTTTCGTTTGTCGGCTACCAAAGCCAGACGGTCTCTGTGGTAGTTCAGGCCGACCATGTGACAACGGTTCAGACGCGGCTCTCAACCGTGCCCATTGCCTTATATGAAGTGACCGTGTCGGCACTGAAGGCCCACGATTAG
- a CDS encoding LytTR family DNA-binding domain-containing protein, which yields MLIRRFCPTGGWPYCRGPGRKGRNPCIQWGSSLYSLNHRTDRSGIGWQIRDNYLKIHLCERELLVVRLTMKAMLDKLPAESFIRVNRSYKVFTGKIQALRSRMILVGDEEIPIGSSYEKEFCSLFRR from the coding sequence GTGCTCATTCGGCGATTTTGTCCGACGGGCGGCTGGCCCTATTGCAGAGGCCCTGGAAGAAAGGGGCGAAATCCGTGCATCCAGTGGGGGAGTTCACTGTACAGTCTGAACCACCGCACAGACCGGAGCGGCATAGGCTGGCAAATCAGAGATAACTACTTAAAAATTCATCTCTGCGAACGTGAGCTTCTGGTTGTACGGCTGACCATGAAAGCTATGCTGGATAAATTGCCAGCCGAAAGCTTCATTCGCGTGAACCGCTCTTATAAGGTGTTCACCGGTAAAATCCAGGCGCTTCGCAGCCGGATGATTCTTGTTGGAGACGAAGAAATACCAATTGGCAGCAGCTACGAAAAAGAGTTCTGCAGTCTGTTCCGCCGGTAA